A genomic region of Synechococcales cyanobacterium T60_A2020_003 contains the following coding sequences:
- a CDS encoding phage holin family protein: MEFLITLLITAAVTAVSLLIISKVPFLGIEVDSVGKALTAGVVFGVLNVLGNFVVSILRTPLVAILTLGISFLISLIIFFIVFGLTAKLVTGFRLRYGLMSAFMGAIALSIVNSIIFWLVSLIF, translated from the coding sequence ATGGAATTCTTGATTACTCTCCTGATTACGGCTGCGGTTACTGCCGTCAGCTTGCTCATCATCTCTAAAGTTCCCTTCTTGGGGATTGAGGTGGATAGCGTCGGAAAAGCGCTGACCGCAGGTGTTGTGTTTGGCGTGCTCAATGTGCTGGGGAATTTTGTGGTCAGCATTCTTCGCACCCCGTTGGTGGCGATTCTGACCCTCGGCATTTCGTTTTTAATCTCGCTGATTATTTTCTTTATTGTCTTTGGGTTAACCGCCAAGCTGGTTACGGGCTTTCGCCTGCGCTACGGGTTGATGAGTGCCTTTATGGGTGCGATCGCCCTCAGCATCGTCAACTCCATCATCTTCTGGCTGGTTAGCTTGATTTTCTAA